The following are encoded together in the Populus trichocarpa isolate Nisqually-1 chromosome 5, P.trichocarpa_v4.1, whole genome shotgun sequence genome:
- the LOC18099023 gene encoding chitinase 2 codes for MMEYIGATGQPVTFNPVPVEDNIDFHFILSFAIDADPSAKPQNGKFSPYWVDTLTPQSVAAIKERHPNVKALASLSGWSLGDEVLRWYNPENPQLWINNAFTSLTSLAKEYHLDGIDIDYENFPRNNASFAYCIGELITLLKNQSVISVATIAPFHTTVLPYIELFNKYGDVIDYVNHQFYTDKVTSPKGYLAAFRLRATQFDKDKLLPSYEVNGRGIQGDAFFDALNLLEANGFDVNGVMIFSADASSSNNYYYERKSQAFLTNSTSV; via the coding sequence ATGATGGAGTACATTGGTGCCACAGGCCAACCCGTGACATTTAATCCTGTTCCAGTTGAAGACAACATTGACTTCCATTTCATACTTAGTTTTGCCATTGATGCAGATCCATCTGCTAAGCCTCAAAATGGAAAATTCTCACCATATTGGGTAGACACATTAACCCCACAATCAGTGGCAGCTATCAAGGAGCGTCACCCTAATGTGAAAGCCTTGGCAAGTCTTTCTGGTTGGAGTTTAGGTGACGAAGTCCTTCGTTGGTACAACCCTGAAAACCCTCAACTTTGGATCAATAATGCTTTCACCTCTCTTACATCCTTAGCTAAGGAATATCATCTTGATGGTATCGACATCGATTACGAAAACTTCCCTAGAAACAATGCTAGTTTCGCTTATTGCATAGGCGAGCTCATTACCTTACTGAAAAACCAAAGTGTCATTTCTGTGGCCACCATCGCACCTTTTCACACCACTGTTTTGCCCTATATTGAGCTCTTTAATAAGTATGGAGATGTTATTGACTATGTTAATCATCAATTTTATACTGATAAAGTTACGAGCCCAAAAGGGTATTTAGCAGCATTTCGGCTTCGAGCCACGCAATTCGATAAGGATAAATTGTTACCTAGCTATGAAGTGAATGGAAGGGGTATTCAAGGAGACGCATTTTTTGATGCTTTAAATCTGCTGGAGGCAAATGGATTTGATGTCAATGGAGTGATGATCTTCTCAGCAGATGCTTCTTCTTCTAATAACTATTACTATGAGAGGAAATCCCAAGCTTTCTTGACCAATTCTACAAGTGTGTGA